The nucleotide sequence CGAGACAATAACGATAACATACTATTACTGAGCCGCTAGAGAATGAAGACATCTTCATTTTTTTCAAATTTTAATGTAATTTCATAGGGTATAACCCATTATAGGGCGGAATGTTTAACTTAAGGCTTCATAGGCTCTGGTTTACAAAATGAGTTAAGCTTTCCCCCCAGGTGGGATAAGTGGAAAGAGAAGAAAAAATAAATAATATCATGTTTCCTATTCCTCCTTATGCACCCTGTCTTTCCATTACTTGTCCTTAACCTTTATCTCTTCTCCCTTAGTTATTGAGTTAAACTCTGAGACCACTCTGGTAAGTGGAGTCTCCCTGAACGTTTTAACTATAGTCTCTAGGGATAGACCCTTAGTCTCGGGGAGTAACTTGTAGAAGAGACCTAAAGCTATGGCATCAAGAGCAGTAAACACAAACATGGAGCCTGCTAAACCTATTGTAGAGAGCATAACTGGAAACACCTCAATTATGATGAAGTTCGCCAGCCAGTCTATTAACGCTATTATTGCAGCCATCCTCCCCCTAACAGGAGTGTCAAAATACTCAGCCTGGATTAACCACCCTGTACCTCCAACGCCATAGGCGAAGAATATTATGAAACCTGCAAATGCTATCAATGCACCTACCAAGACACCCTGCATTACTAAAATACCACCAATGAGGTCAAATATTAACATACCAGTATAGGCAGAGAGGGCTAACTTTCTCCTACCTATCCTGTCTATATACCTAAAGGCAATGTATGTCGCTGCAGTGTTTATGACAGCCAGAATTGAGGAAGCCAAAACTGAATTGATCTGGGAGTACATAGGGTTTGAGGTGGAACTGAACAGGTGCAGGTTCTCGATTATGGTCGGACCGTAGTAGAATGGCACATTTATACCTGTGATCTGTTGGAAAATTATCCACAGGGCTACGATAGTAAATGCCCTCTTAGTCGCTATATCAAAACTTTGTCTAACTTCACTCCTGACCTCTGAGGCTGCCCTGTCCAATAGACTGTCATCAATTTGTAGACCGAGCCTCCTCAGATCACTCTTCAACTTCTCCTTCTTACCTGAGACCAGCAACCACCTCGGTGACTCTGGCATCATAAACCTCAACACTAAGCCTATTAATGAGGGGATTGCTGCTAAAGCCAGGAGTAATCTCCAGTCCACAGTGTAAGCTAGAGAGGGAGCGATGTAAAGTACAGCTGAGCCCACTAGGTATGAGCCAAGTATACCGATTGTTATCATCCACTGTTGCATAATTGCTAGAGAGCCCCTCCTATCTTTAGGGGCATATTCCGTTATGTAAGAAGTCGCTACTGCTGAGTCAGCACCTATTGCGATTCCAATAATTGTCCTCATCACCAAAAACATTATATCGTTTACGCTCAGAGCGGTCAGTATGGCTGCACCTGTGTAGATACCTGCGTCTACGATGAGGAGGGATTTCCTCCCATATCTGTCTGTAGAGAAATAGCCTATAAGTGCACCGATGGCTGCTCCTAAAGACGCACTTGCTATCTCATAGCCCAAAAGGAAACCAGTGAAGTTGTAGGGGACAAACACTGCTACAGTGCCTATGACTGAGGTGTCATAGCCGAAAAGAAATCCCCCTATAGCAGCTAGAACAGTTATGATCCAGTACAGTCTCGTCACTCTACTTCTATCAATTTTATCTAAGATCTCCTGGAGTGCAGAGGACATAAATAAATTTAAGTAATCTAAATAATAAAAATGTTTCTTAGAAGAAAAACTAATTAAATATGTGAAATTATACTAATACCACGGGGAATAGGTACAACAGTTGTTTCTCTACCTCTTTTATCTTACAAAGTGAGGAAAGCCTCACCATTTATGGTGGTGAGGAGGACGTTGAAGCCAGTCATAAAATGAAATAATAGTGAAGAAATTTAGCCGAGGACAACACGCTAAATTCAAAATATTCTAGGAAGAGAGAATTTTGTATTAGAGCATAAATTAATGAAAAGCTACTATACATTACTAAATCATACTAATGTATTTCAATACTTCGAAAGATAGGTTTTCCCAAGAAAGGGGAAAAACAAAAATAAAAAAATTGGTTAAGACATGGGAGCTTTTCCTAGTGGTGGTTTAGCGCCCAGTGATTCAGCTACTACTATTGCGAGACCTGTATACCATGCAGCTATGGCTGTTAAAATTCCTATGTAACCTCCAGCATGGAATAGTGTGTTGTTTCCCATCATTGCACCTGCTCCTAGTAGGAAGAACGTTATCCACAACAGCAAAAATGTTATGAACAGCCCTAGGTTTGATTTGAAGGTACCGAACCACATCACTAGGGTGAATATTCCGAACGCTACTAGTACATAGCCAATTCCAGTAGCGGTTACTCCTCCGAAGATCCCTAATGACGTTAAGAAGAACCACTCCCAGAACGCTCCATATGTGAAAAACGCTACATAACCGAATGTGTTACCTGCCCTATACTCGAGTATCCCTGCTAAGAGTTGTGCTAGACCCCCATAAAATGCTGCAAGTCCTAGAACTGCGTTTTGTCCACTTGTTAGCAGACCTGCGTTATATGTGCTTAAAACTAGGGTTGTTAAGGCGAAACCAGATAGACCAAGAGGTGCGGGATTTGCCCTCTTTTGTTCTGTCATAAAACTTCAGTGTATACTTATAATTTTTAAATATATAAATATTTCTAATATAGGTAATAGATAAATCAGAAAATTGTTAATTTAAATCTGTATGTCAAAATATATACCGTATGATATTATTATATAATTTAAAAAAATATACGTACGTTTAATTTAAATAATTTAGAAAATCTTCACTCTGCATAATTTACGTGTGGACAACAATTTGTCCTGATATGAATTGAATTTTATGGTGGAAAAGCATTTTTAAGGAGTGAGGTCGAGGGTAAAACCCTGTGAAAGGCTGAACTCCTTTATCTGAGGGTAAACCACAAATCTTAGAATCTAGGAGATCATCCACTACATGTTCTCTACATCAATAATATCCCTTAGACTCTCCCAGTCCTTATCACTGCTGATTACGGTTAAATTTAGTCTCTTGGCGACCATAGTGTTCACTGCCTCACCTAGATTTACGTCCCTCTCAAACATTAGCTCAATACCTCTCTCTACGTCCCTAAACGTCACCTCCACGACATTATTTCTGATGTGAGATAACGTGAGGTTTAGAAATCTTATATACCCTTCAGCCCTTGATTTTTCACCCTTTTTGGCAAGTTCAAGGTATTTCCTCCGTATTACTGAAGTTATCTCTATAATGGAGATTAGGCTGACAACGTACGGTTCTTTGACTTCCACAAACTTTTTAGACAATAGGACGTCCGTGTCTAAAAGCCTTTTCCGCGTCTCCATACTATCTCAACTGAGTTGCTTTAAAAACCTCTTAGCTAACTCGTTTTCTGCCTCCTTGTGAACGTCTTCTAACTGTAAATCTAGCTCTGTAACTAACCTTAAAAACTCCTCAGTGACGAAGCTAGAAGCATTTTTACTTACGGCATCAGCTAATCCCTTATCGCTTGTGATGAAATAGCCGTGACCTGAATCGACTAAATAAACAGTCTTTCCCTTATACTCCGGTATGTATATCCTTCCCTTCTCGTCAGCCTTCCTCTCGAATTTTTCCCCTATCATACTCCCACTTAAAAATTCTTCATGGTATAATATAAATTTGCTTCTTGATTAAGACCACAAGGACATCTTAATCATAAATTCAATTTATGGTATCACAAAATCGGAGGTAAATATAAACGTGTTGCCTGACCCACTACTTTTTAAATGATAGACAAGTCTCATGTGTGTATATAATGCCGTCATGAAGCTATAAATTGTAGTTGTAATCCCATTTAAATATATATGGTGCGTACTTTAGCGTTTCTATGCTTACTGTCTTTATTACCCTATTAAGTCTGACGAGTTTGTCCCTCATTGCTCTCGTTTCGTAATATTGGCTATATTACGGTGTGGTTTATCAAGGCGAAGTAAACGTTGTAATCATTACTTACCCGTTTACCTCCCTCTAGGCAGTGTATTTTAACATTCTTGAAGGTTTTCTTATCCTTAGAAAAAGAATATTAGATACATTCCCTTGTCTGTGTATTATCGTGAACACCCACTTGTATAGTCCTTTGACTATTCAAGTATGTCCAGAGGTCTAATTAACAAACTTTGATATTACCCTGAACCATCCCTAGCCTTATCCCAGGGTCGAAGAAGTTATAAGTATTTTTCTCTACCATACCTCTTAATCAGAGTGAATACAATAAGGAATACAAATGACGTTAATTCAAGATTTTTATATTCAAGGTTAATAGAAATTGACAAATAAGGATCATGGATTGTCGAGTTCTTCATCAAGGCTAGGTTAAGACATTTCCTTCCCTAGGGCTTTTTCTAACCCATGGAGGACTCAAGCAGGTTACTTTTCACAAGTAGGGTGGAATGTGTACATAAGGTTTACTTACCACCACTACATACTATTTTAGTATTCCAAATATTTTTACTGAAGAACTAGGACTGACTAAATAAGTTACATCATACTTTTCCCGTATTACGTAAACTTCAAATATAATCAGTAATATATACGATATTATAATGAAAGTAGTCTACAGTATAAGGATAGATAAGCGTCTACGAGAGGAGATGCAAAAATATAATATAAAGTGGAGAGAGGAGATAGAAAACTTCATAGCCCGTAAGACAGAGGAGTTAAAGGAGGAGGAGATCTTGAGGGAGACAGAGGAGAAGCTCAAAGACATCAAGGGAGTGAAGAGGGGGGAAGTAGCGAGGTTGGTGAGGGAAGATAGGGACAGTAATTAATGCCTCAACCCTCGTTAAGATCTTGACAAGAGAAGAAGGGAAAGAGTAACAAATTACCTAAAGGACGGAGAGACCATTGAATTGGTCTTGGTTGAGACCACGAACGCTGTGTGGAAGAAAGTGTACTTGTTAAAGGAGTTACGGGTTGACGAAGCTAAACTAATTATTAATGTTTTAAAGAACGACTTGACCAGGCTAGTAAGGGTACACGAGTATGCAAGGTACGTAGACGAAGTCCTAAAATTGTCCCTAACTGAGGAGCTACCGGTAATGGCTCTTTGTACATAGTGTTAGCAATGAAGGCTAACGCAAGGCTTGTGACGAACGACATTAAGCAACAAGAAAAGGCGAAGAAGTATGTTAACCCAGTACTGATTGAGTAAAGATTACGTTCTTAACAAAGGATCACGAACTTAATGAGAAACCTGAGGGACTTCTTAGAGGCTGGGGTAAGTAAAACTTGATGATTAGGGTCATAATACACATTAACGGACAGATGAGGGTCATAGAACGCATAAAGCTATAGTTTAGTTAAGGATATTGAAAAAGAGATTTAGGCAACATCGACAAGTTATATCTAGGTGTGTAAAAGGGAGGAGAGTATAAGTGAGGACAGGAGATTGTTAAAGAGGTCATAGAGAATAGATTAGTAAGTACATAGCTGGCTCTACATTTAGTGTTCAACGTAACAATTAGTAATGTCTTTATTCCCACACACTTTTTCTTAGCTCATGAAGAGACTTATTTTCCCTGACCAAGTTGAGAGCCATTCTCATGGGTCAAGAGTAGAAGGCGTCATGATAGGTGTTAGTATCACTAGAAGTACTTTGGAAAAAGCGTTTAAAAACCTTTAATCTTCAAATACCTTCTTTTTCTCTATATCATCAATACTCGTTCCCTTACTTGTTTCAAATCCAAAAATGTACCATAGGACTGAAGCAAACAACCCTATGCTCCATATCCCTAGATTAAATAGGACGTATTGAGATAACGAGAAGGATAGAGTGAGGAATATGGTTGGTATGTAAAGACCTATTGAAACTACCCTAGCAATTGCCGTATAAGTTCCCCTTCTGATGGTGGACCACAACTCAGCTTTGAACGTATCCTCTGTTAAGTATTGCACAGCTGTGAACGCATTTATGGCAACTAACAGAGCCCAAAATATTACTAAGTCTGACTTCCAAGCGGGGATGAGATAATAGGTTAAGAATGTAAATACCACTATGCCGAGATTAGACCACAATAGTAGCCCTCTCCTACTCAAGGAATCTGCTAAGAAGGAAACCACTAAGCCAACTATGAACTCAGTTATGTCAGCCACAAATATTATAGTCCCGGTTAGATTTGAAAAGAAGTAAGGTCCTAACACATATGTTATTAGACCAAATCCAGCGGAATTAGCAAATGCAATAGCTGTAGTCACAAACAGCTTAAACGCTGTGTCCTTATCTAATCCCTGTTTTACTACGCTACCTCCATTGGTCATTTTACGCTTAGCACTTAACCACCTAACTGACTCGGGTAACTCTAGCCTGGTGATGAAGAGTACTACAGCTGCTACCATAATAACTGCGCCGAGAACTAGCCTTTGAAAGAAAATAGATGAGAACTGGGTTAATAGACCTAGTCCTCCTAGTACGGCTCCCCCTAGGTTTATGAAGTTTATTTCTAAAAACATTATTCTGCCTCTGTTCCTTTGAGGCATGATCTCATGTGTAGCTGCCATAATGGTGTTCATCTCTCCACCGGCACTGAATAGCATTATAGCGGTGAAGATAAGCACTAGAACGTAATTAAACGAGAAAATTAATCCTATCCCTCCAATAACGTATATAGCCAGTGTGATCCATAACGTGGTTTTTCTACCAATCCTATCCGCTATGGGACCAGCAAATGCTATACCAATTATAAGCCACAGGGGAGCCCAGGCGAGTAACAAACTCTCCAGAATTTTAGGCACGGTGTACCAATTAGTTGCAATGGACTCCAGTCCAAAGATGAAGGACTCTAAGAACATACCTGCGGAGAAAGATACGAAAGCCATTTTTAAGGCTCTGTTCCACTCCTCGCTTGGTTCCCAACTCATATTTATCTATTAATTGTTTCAAAGTAAATATAAAAAATTTTTATATGATCTATTGTCCCTGATTAGTTAGAGACCATCCTGTTGAATTACTTTGAAGGAAAAGGTGAGATAGAGAGAAATGATCCTGTAGAAAAGCGTAGAATCTCAAGTCTGAGTTAAAGCGTAAACGTTGAAAGTTAACTTCTATCTAAGATACAAATCACCTAAATACACTAGGATTTTTATTAAAAGAAAAGTAAAATTTTTTTATTATTATTATTTGTTAGTATAATGTTGATATACGTCTAAAAATAACAATTACTAATTTTTATGCCTCCTTTAAGTCTTATCCGATTTACGCTTTTATTGTGGCCCAATACGTGTCAGTAGTAATTTTTTATAATTTTGTTATAAAACATGAAAAATGTAATTCATTAAAGGGATTCGATCAAAATACAGATAAAGTAATCCTATAAATAATGTATCACCTAGGACAACATATAATAGATTTGAAGAATCTCTACTAGCAACAGTTATCAGTAAATTTACCTATTGTCAACTGAGAGTGCTATTCCATTTTAACGTCATTAAAATGATAGAACGAGGTGATCTGAGGCTTATAAAATGATTAAACCTTCATAATCTACATGAGTGAGACTATATGGGAGAAGTGTAATTGTAGCCAAACTACGTACACAGTGCGTCACTTGACTAAAGTATTTTAATGAGTGTAATCACAAGAAATTCGTGGAAATAATAAAATTTCCTAACGTAAAAGACAGAAAGGGTTATGCACGTAATAGAGTCCTTGAATCGTTGTTCGAGGTTAGACTATCAATAAAGATGCTGAAGGATGGGTATTCAAGAAATTCGGCTAATAAGATTTTCTTGGCATGGAAGGCATTCATTAGTGCTTTAGTAACGCTAAACCTAGATAAATTAGGTAAAGATGAAAAGCAAAAGGAGTGGTACAATAAGATAGGTTTTTGCGCTCCAACCACGGGTATAAAGGGAATAACGCAAGAGTTGGAGGATTTGGGATACAAGGACCTATCAAATGTAACTTCAACTGCACTCCTTCTACACTCCTATGCTTATAACGGAATATATAAGGGCATTACCAACTATTCTTCAAAGGAAGAGGCGATAAGGGATATCATAAAATTAACTAAGTTTATTTTAGACAACATCACTTCTTTTAAAGACATATGGGATAACGAGCTGGAAGAGGAATACACAAAGAGCCTGAACGAGTTTAAGGAGTTATTGAGCAAATAAAGGGCTGATTAAAATTCGCTGATTTCCTTACTGCCCCGAAGGGAAAGGCTTCCCTTATTTTGTAAGGTAGCATCATGCAACTTAGCTCAATGACTTAATAAACCCATGGGGAAAGATAGGCTATATAGAGAATAATACCAAGGCTATAGGACTCATAAACAGAACCTAATCCTATTCTCGTCCAAGTAAATAAAAAACTTCTCAAGAAGAATAAAATTTAATTAATATCTAGATAACAAAAACTGCTGTAGACGCACAGAATTTTACTTACTTGAGAGAAGAGTTTACTGATGCTACAAAAACTTTGAAAGTAGGAATCTTTCTCCTTAGATGAAAAAGAGCCTGAAATGCCTTATACGAGGGATGTAGACCCGAGTCGACAAGGATAACGCTTAGAGCGAGGAGGAGGTCAGATGAGTAGAATACTGTTCAATTTAAGAACAATTTGATGGCTGATTAAGTTACTGATTAAGAAGAATAGTTGAAATTACATTTGGCAGGTCCTTTATAGCTTAAATCCTTTACCTTTAGATAAACTACAATTTCACCTAAAAATTTTGTGGATTACCTCTCACGTAATGTTATCATATACTTGTAAAAAATCAGAATTACGTATTTGCCTGATTAAAGTCCTTCCTAGGTTCCTCCTTTAAACCATTATAGAAGGATAATGTCTCTTCAATCCCTCTTTCCATTTCAAGTATGAAGTCTTTAATAAATGGTTTAACCGGCTTCCCTTTAAAATTTTCAATACATATTACACCGGCAGGTAATGGAATTAAAGGTGAGTTACGCGTTTTCCTTATTCCTTCCCACTTAGTATAGTCCTTCCATGAATTAATTATGCTGTTATGAAGCCAAAATACCTTAATTCCTATCCTCAATGGGTAAAACCCACTCGTCTCGTCAGTGTAAACATATTTTCTTAAAGCGTCTAATTCAACGTCAGTTATTATTCCAAAGCCCAATAGTCCAAGTTCCTTTGCAAATACGAAAGAGACCAGTACACTATCATTTATATCACCCTCTTTATTATCAAAGTAAACTTGAACGTACTTGTTAACCACCCTAGTATTTACACCCTTATACCTCACACTCCAATACATATGTCCGATTTCCCCTTGAAAGGAATAAGTTAAATGATCTGCAATTTGTTTTAATCTACCTGTGATATAACACACTGAAAACTTCTCATCCTTAATATATTTTAGAAAAAAATCTTTGGCGTCAACGGAAAAAGGGAAGAGCTTAGAAAATTTCTCCCTAGGAACTATCCACTTATCCATATTTTATATTATTAAGTCATGTTATTATTAAACTGACTTCCTCTTTTCCTTGAAATCGAGACTCATTTGATTAAGGTGGTATGGGGCAACAAACCTCAATGACTCGATGAACCTATGAAAAAGGTGACAAAGCGAAAGACAAGCCTCGCCTTTTAAGGCGGGGTAAAGGTTTTTTAGTCTAAAAACACTATTGTCTTTTTGAGGGAGGGAAGCCCACAAGGGCATTTGGCGTACGTATATGTGTCCCTCCCTCTCAACACATATCCCCGAGTCCCAAGGAGGGTGGAGTGAGGGCTCCTACACCCAAGGGATATGGGTAAAGTGGGCTAAGACCAGCCCAGTGGTCTACCGCTGGACGAGTGGAGCGGGGTGGGTGCTTAATGCATCCACTAGCTATGAAGCGATGAGAGTGAAGGCGGTAAACCATAAACTAATGAACCGTCCTAAGGGAACCCTCGCCATTTATGGCGGGGAGGAGGTCAGCTAGAGAATAAGACTAGCTTTTGGCACTCGTGAGAGGGGTAAAATCCACAGTATTATTCTTAAGGCTAACTCCCTGAAGTGCTTAGGATACTTGTGCTTAGTGCTCTAAGAATTGTTACCACAGTCCTTCACTATAATCTTGCTTACCCTGAACCTCACCTACATTAACGACGTGGTGGCTATTACACTGTGGAAAGTTATCCGCATAAGCTTCCCTTCTTCCACTCCTACCTATAGGCAATACTTAAGAAATAAGGAGTTAACAAGCTTTATCTCTACTACAACACCACGTCTGTGAATGAGTCTAGTGAGGGATAAAAAGAAGGAGAGCAGGTTGGTGAGCACAAAGTTGATAGGAGTTCAGTATCGTCCACATATACCTTAAAATAACAAAAAGTTTGTCGCATATGACAAATCTACTGTGTTCATACTATAGATAGGTAAAAATTTAATAAGATATAGGTATACTGACATATTATATGGGCACACCCATAACAATCAAGGTAAGTGACGATATTTATGATCTAATACAGAGAATGGTAAAACTAGGAATTGCTAAGACTAAGAACGAGGCTGTGAACCTCTTGATAGAATACGGTAGGGCAGAGGTAGAGAGGATGGTAAGGCTAGAAGAGGAGGTGGAAAGACTAGTAGAGAAGTGGCTAAATGACGGTTTTCCCTATAAGGGACTGTCTACGGAGGACTTGAGGAAGGAAAGGTATGAGTGATTACTGTTACGTCGACACAAACGTTATTCTTTCCTTTGTTGAACAGGACGCGAATTATGAAAGGGCTAGAGAAATCGTAGAGGAGAGAAGGGGTAAGTTAGTGACAGGTGAGGTGACCCTCTTAGAGTTGAGTTCCTTTTACTCAAGGAAGCTCAAAGACGATGTATTAGCTAAAGCTTCAGTTAAATACGCTTTAAAGGTGTGTAATGTGGAGCTGGTTGAAATAGACTTTAACAGGCTTTTTGAGAAAGCTCTCCAGTTAAGCCCAAGGCTAAAGCTCAAGACACTCGACGTACTCCAGGTTGTTTCAGCCTCTCTAGTTAAGGCTTCAGTGTTCATTACTTTTGACAAAGACATCATAGCTAAAGAAGAGATAGTAAACCGAGTCCTAGGTTTAAATATTGAGCACTAGAGTTCTGTGTTGTACCGTTTAACCATTTTTCAGACAGCCTATTATCTCTTGACTAGTCCTTTAACCACGACATTACCTAAACGCGTTTTAGTAACTATTGTTAGTCTACATGTAATACAATACGAGGAGAGAACAGGCTTTGTCAAAGAATAAGTTTCTCTTTGCCTTTTGTGCTCGCATCATAAATATTAGTCGAGTTAAAGCCTCTTCACTTAACTATGTCTATTCCGTACCTCTTTGCCAAGTTGGAGAGTCTCCTATCAAACGTCGAAAGTGGTAACTTCCTGAGAATCGCGTGTGAGAGTATTACTGGGTCATTATACCTAGAAAGAGATATCTTTTCCCTCAGTATTATTTCCATTGCGTTCTTTAAAACATCAAAGTCCTCGCACACTATTTCAGCCTTGGGGCTTTCCACATATGCTGATACGTAGTCCATTCTCTCCAGGTTATTCGCCCTCAAGAACCAT is from Sulfolobus acidocaldarius DSM 639 and encodes:
- a CDS encoding sugar porter family MFS transporter, with amino-acid sequence MSSALQEILDKIDRSRVTRLYWIITVLAAIGGFLFGYDTSVIGTVAVFVPYNFTGFLLGYEIASASLGAAIGALIGYFSTDRYGRKSLLIVDAGIYTGAAILTALSVNDIMFLVMRTIIGIAIGADSAVATSYITEYAPKDRRGSLAIMQQWMITIGILGSYLVGSAVLYIAPSLAYTVDWRLLLALAAIPSLIGLVLRFMMPESPRWLLVSGKKEKLKSDLRRLGLQIDDSLLDRAASEVRSEVRQSFDIATKRAFTIVALWIIFQQITGINVPFYYGPTIIENLHLFSSTSNPMYSQINSVLASSILAVINTAATYIAFRYIDRIGRRKLALSAYTGMLIFDLIGGILVMQGVLVGALIAFAGFIIFFAYGVGGTGWLIQAEYFDTPVRGRMAAIIALIDWLANFIIIEVFPVMLSTIGLAGSMFVFTALDAIALGLFYKLLPETKGLSLETIVKTFRETPLTRVVSEFNSITKGEEIKVKDK
- a CDS encoding acetate uptake transporter; this translates as MTEQKRANPAPLGLSGFALTTLVLSTYNAGLLTSGQNAVLGLAAFYGGLAQLLAGILEYRAGNTFGYVAFFTYGAFWEWFFLTSLGIFGGVTATGIGYVLVAFGIFTLVMWFGTFKSNLGLFITFLLLWITFFLLGAGAMMGNNTLFHAGGYIGILTAIAAWYTGLAIVVAESLGAKPPLGKAPMS
- a CDS encoding PIN domain-containing protein, whose amino-acid sequence is METRKRLLDTDVLLSKKFVEVKEPYVVSLISIIEITSVIRRKYLELAKKGEKSRAEGYIRFLNLTLSHIRNNVVEVTFRDVERGIELMFERDVNLGEAVNTMVAKRLNLTVISSDKDWESLRDIIDVENM
- a CDS encoding type II toxin-antitoxin system VapB family antitoxin, whose translation is MKVVYSIRIDKRLREEMQKYNIKWREEIENFIARKTEELKEEEILRETEEKLKDIKGVKRGEVARLVREDRDSN
- a CDS encoding MFS transporter, which encodes MSWEPSEEWNRALKMAFVSFSAGMFLESFIFGLESIATNWYTVPKILESLLLAWAPLWLIIGIAFAGPIADRIGRKTTLWITLAIYVIGGIGLIFSFNYVLVLIFTAIMLFSAGGEMNTIMAATHEIMPQRNRGRIMFLEINFINLGGAVLGGLGLLTQFSSIFFQRLVLGAVIMVAAVVLFITRLELPESVRWLSAKRKMTNGGSVVKQGLDKDTAFKLFVTTAIAFANSAGFGLITYVLGPYFFSNLTGTIIFVADITEFIVGLVVSFLADSLSRRGLLLWSNLGIVVFTFLTYYLIPAWKSDLVIFWALLVAINAFTAVQYLTEDTFKAELWSTIRRGTYTAIARVVSIGLYIPTIFLTLSFSLSQYVLFNLGIWSIGLFASVLWYIFGFETSKGTSIDDIEKKKVFED
- a CDS encoding PaREP1 family protein, which produces MEIIKFPNVKDRKGYARNRVLESLFEVRLSIKMLKDGYSRNSANKIFLAWKAFISALVTLNLDKLGKDEKQKEWYNKIGFCAPTTGIKGITQELEDLGYKDLSNVTSTALLLHSYAYNGIYKGITNYSSKEEAIRDIIKLTKFILDNITSFKDIWDNELEEEYTKSLNEFKELLSK
- a CDS encoding type II toxin-antitoxin system VapC family toxin, which produces MSDYCYVDTNVILSFVEQDANYERAREIVEERRGKLVTGEVTLLELSSFYSRKLKDDVLAKASVKYALKVCNVELVEIDFNRLFEKALQLSPRLKLKTLDVLQVVSASLVKASVFITFDKDIIAKEEIVNRVLGLNIEH
- a CDS encoding PIN domain-containing protein, with the translated sequence MKILVDTNVLIYDLVENSKFHKEAEDILDRAETWVIPSVVVHELVWFLRANNLERMDYVSAYVESPKAEIVCEDFDVLKNAMEIILREKISLSRYNDPVILSHAILRKLPLSTFDRRLSNLAKRYGIDIVK